One genomic region from Methanobrevibacter woesei encodes:
- the hisG gene encoding ATP phosphoribosyltransferase has translation MKLKIAVPSKGRISDPSINILEKAGLGLKDNSNRKLISATHNKDIDVMFARASDIPEFVDNGIVDMGITGVDLIKESESNVVELVDLHIGQTELVIASPEESNINSIEDVTSDMVIATEFPVLTKKYLNKHRLDLKIVKLSGSTEIAPFIGVADLISDLSSTGTTLKMNHLKVIDTILNSTIKLITNEESYKNKKNLVEAVATSIEGVIEAESKKLLMMNVKSSDLDKVKEVMPSMTGPTISEVLSEEKTVAIQAVVDESQVFELVNDLRNAGAKDILVVPIERII, from the coding sequence ATGAAATTAAAAATTGCTGTTCCATCAAAAGGAAGAATAAGTGATCCATCAATAAATATCTTAGAAAAAGCAGGATTAGGATTAAAAGATAATAGTAACAGAAAATTAATTTCAGCAACTCATAACAAAGATATAGATGTTATGTTTGCTCGTGCTTCTGATATTCCTGAATTTGTTGATAATGGAATTGTAGATATGGGAATAACTGGTGTAGATTTAATTAAAGAAAGTGAATCCAATGTTGTAGAATTAGTAGACTTGCACATTGGACAAACAGAGCTAGTTATAGCTTCACCAGAAGAATCAAATATTAATTCTATTGAAGATGTTACATCAGATATGGTTATAGCTACTGAATTTCCAGTATTAACAAAAAAATATCTTAATAAACATAGATTAGACTTAAAAATAGTTAAATTAAGTGGTTCTACTGAAATTGCACCTTTTATTGGAGTGGCTGATTTGATTTCAGATTTATCAAGTACTGGAACAACTTTAAAAATGAACCATCTTAAAGTAATTGATACAATTTTAAACAGTACAATTAAACTCATTACAAATGAAGAAAGTTATAAAAATAAAAAGAATTTAGTTGAAGCTGTTGCTACAAGTATAGAAGGAGTAATTGAAGCTGAAAGTAAGAAACTTTTAATGATGAATGTTAAAAGTTCCGATTTAGATAAAGTAAAAGAAGTAATGCCTTCAATGACTGGACCTACAATATCAGAAGTATTATCTGAAGAAAAGACCGTTGCAATACAAGCAGTAGTTGATGAAAGTCAAGTGTTTGAACTTGTTAACGACTTAAGAAATGCTGGAGCAAAAGATATTCTTGTAGTACCAATTGAAAGAATAATCTAA
- a CDS encoding histone family protein, giving the protein MVELPKAPIERIMKNAGAERISDDAKVELIEYLEQLIFDITVESNKKAKIAKRKTIKADDIKLAIKDL; this is encoded by the coding sequence ATGGTAGAATTACCAAAAGCTCCTATTGAAAGAATTATGAAAAATGCGGGTGCTGAAAGAATTAGTGATGATGCAAAAGTTGAATTAATTGAATACTTAGAACAATTAATTTTCGATATTACTGTTGAATCTAACAAAAAAGCTAAAATCGCTAAACGTAAAACCATCAAAGCTGATGATATTAAATTAGCTATTAAAGATTTATAA
- a CDS encoding amidohydrolase family protein yields MAESTILIKDAKLVFTGETKSVLIKDEIIAEIDDVISEENVDKVIDAKGMILSPGFVNTHTHLSMSLFRGLADDYDLDSWLNDYIWPIEANLNENYCYIGALLAAVELIKSGTTTFSDMYFYMEDVARAIDEAGIRGVLSYGMIDFADAEKRENEFRENISLYENCNGMSDGKIKVFFGPHSPYTASKELLERVRQEANKYNTGIHIHVGETQKEVDDLVESTGMRPFEYLESLGLLGPDVVAAHAVWLSDNEIDIIKKYDVKISHNPCSNMKLASGISPVAKLLENGICVSLGTDGASSNNNLDLLEEMKFASLLQKVDTLNPLVLPACEVLKMATINGAKALGLEDEIGSIEVGKKADLILLDTNSVNMTPDSSDLCSNVVYSANGSNVDTTICNGKILMENKKLTTLDEEEIYKKARIAIKELKEMN; encoded by the coding sequence ATGGCTGAATCAACAATTTTAATTAAAGATGCAAAATTAGTTTTCACAGGTGAAACTAAATCTGTTTTAATTAAAGATGAAATTATAGCTGAAATAGATGATGTAATTTCTGAAGAAAATGTAGATAAAGTCATTGATGCAAAAGGCATGATTTTGTCTCCAGGATTTGTTAATACTCATACTCATTTATCAATGTCTCTTTTTAGAGGTCTTGCAGATGATTATGATTTGGATTCATGGTTAAATGATTATATTTGGCCTATTGAAGCTAATCTTAATGAAAATTACTGTTATATTGGTGCTCTTTTAGCAGCTGTTGAATTAATTAAATCTGGTACAACTACATTTTCAGATATGTATTTTTATATGGAAGATGTAGCTCGTGCAATTGATGAAGCAGGTATTAGAGGAGTTCTATCCTATGGTATGATTGACTTTGCAGATGCTGAAAAAAGAGAAAATGAGTTTAGAGAAAATATTTCATTGTATGAAAATTGTAATGGTATGAGTGATGGTAAAATTAAAGTTTTCTTTGGTCCACATTCACCATATACTGCTTCCAAAGAATTGTTAGAAAGAGTTAGGCAAGAAGCCAATAAATATAACACAGGAATCCATATTCATGTTGGTGAAACTCAAAAAGAAGTGGATGACCTTGTTGAATCTACTGGAATGAGGCCTTTTGAATATTTGGAAAGTTTAGGTCTTTTAGGTCCTGATGTTGTAGCAGCACATGCTGTATGGCTTTCAGATAATGAAATTGATATAATTAAAAAATATGATGTTAAAATTTCACATAATCCATGTAGTAATATGAAATTAGCATCTGGTATTTCTCCTGTTGCTAAATTACTTGAAAATGGTATTTGTGTAAGTTTAGGAACAGATGGTGCATCTTCTAATAATAATTTAGATTTATTAGAAGAAATGAAATTTGCATCTCTTTTGCAAAAAGTTGATACTTTAAATCCTCTTGTACTTCCTGCCTGTGAAGTTTTAAAAATGGCGACTATTAATGGTGCTAAAGCATTAGGTCTTGAAGATGAAATTGGATCTATTGAAGTTGGTAAAAAGGCAGATTTAATTTTATTGGATACTAACTCTGTTAATATGACTCCAGATAGTTCTGATTTATGTTCAAATGTTGTTTATTCAGCTAATGGTTCTAATGTAGATACTACTATTTGTAATGGTAAAATATTAATGGAAAATAAGAAATTAACTACATTAGATGAAGAAGAAATTTATAAAAAAGCTAGAATAGCTATTAAAGAATTAAAAGAAATGAATTAG
- the tfrA gene encoding fumarate reductase (CoM/CoB) subunit TfrA has product METKTISSDVLIIGSGGAGARAAIEVDNAGLKALIVSKGLSFRSGCTGMAEGGYNAVFKAVDEEDTIDAHIYDTLKGGSYLNDSKLVDILVNESPKRLIDLENYGALFDRQESGKINQRAFGGQQYRRTCFQGDRTGHEIITALKEEITKRDIETLDEVMVTNLILSQDARPPRVIGAVGLDLKTSDIIFLQAKSVIIATGGAGQLYPVTSNTVQKNGDGYALAWNVGANLIDMEEVQFHPTGMVAPESKKGVLVTEAVRGEGGILLNKNKERFMKKYSPEKMELSTRDVVARSIYTEIIEGRGTENGGVYLDISHLDADVIEEKLETMVLQFKDVDVDITKEPMEVAPTAHHFMGGVKINEKCESSIANLYAAGEASGGVHGANRLGGNALADTQVFGKIAGENAAKAAKTVDFEENPEMFKAEEDRITGLIKDGSVKPQELKKRIKQLMWEKVSIIRNEKNLNEALKELMEMEKSLNELKVEDKKQYNTDLQTALEVINMIQIATLVVKSAILRRESRGAHFREDYPETKDEWKKSIVLNKNKIKFENR; this is encoded by the coding sequence ATGGAAACTAAAACAATTTCATCTGATGTATTAATAATAGGTTCTGGAGGAGCAGGTGCAAGAGCAGCTATTGAAGTTGATAATGCTGGACTTAAAGCTTTAATTGTATCTAAAGGATTATCTTTCAGGTCTGGATGTACAGGAATGGCTGAAGGCGGATATAATGCTGTTTTTAAAGCAGTTGATGAAGAAGACACCATAGATGCTCATATTTATGATACTTTAAAAGGTGGTAGCTATCTTAATGATTCAAAACTTGTAGACATACTTGTAAATGAATCTCCAAAAAGATTAATAGATTTAGAAAACTATGGTGCATTATTTGACCGTCAAGAATCAGGAAAAATAAATCAAAGAGCCTTTGGTGGTCAACAGTATAGAAGAACATGTTTCCAAGGAGACAGAACTGGACATGAAATAATAACTGCATTAAAAGAAGAAATAACCAAAAGAGATATTGAAACTCTTGATGAAGTAATGGTTACAAATTTAATCTTGTCACAAGATGCAAGGCCTCCAAGAGTTATAGGAGCAGTAGGATTAGATTTAAAAACTTCAGATATTATCTTTTTACAAGCAAAATCTGTTATTATTGCTACTGGTGGAGCCGGCCAATTATATCCAGTAACCTCAAATACTGTACAGAAAAATGGAGATGGTTATGCACTTGCATGGAATGTTGGAGCAAATTTAATTGATATGGAAGAAGTTCAATTCCATCCAACAGGTATGGTAGCCCCTGAATCCAAAAAAGGAGTTTTAGTAACAGAAGCAGTTCGTGGAGAAGGTGGAATTCTATTAAACAAAAATAAAGAACGTTTCATGAAAAAATATTCCCCTGAAAAAATGGAGTTATCCACCAGAGATGTTGTTGCAAGATCCATTTACACAGAAATCATTGAAGGTAGGGGAACTGAAAATGGTGGAGTTTACCTTGATATTTCCCATTTAGATGCTGATGTAATAGAAGAAAAACTGGAAACAATGGTTTTACAATTTAAAGATGTTGATGTAGATATTACAAAAGAGCCTATGGAAGTAGCTCCAACAGCACATCACTTTATGGGTGGTGTAAAAATCAATGAAAAGTGTGAATCTTCAATAGCTAATTTATATGCGGCTGGTGAAGCTAGTGGAGGAGTTCATGGTGCAAATCGTTTAGGTGGAAATGCACTAGCTGATACACAAGTATTTGGAAAAATAGCTGGTGAAAATGCAGCAAAAGCTGCAAAAACTGTTGATTTTGAAGAAAACCCAGAAATGTTTAAAGCTGAAGAGGATAGAATTACAGGATTAATTAAAGACGGAAGTGTAAAACCTCAAGAGCTTAAAAAACGTATTAAACAATTAATGTGGGAAAAAGTAAGTATTATCAGAAATGAGAAAAACTTAAATGAAGCACTAAAAGAGCTTATGGAAATGGAAAAAAGTCTTAATGAATTGAAAGTTGAAGATAAAAAACAGTACAATACAGATCTTCAAACTGCACTTGAAGTTATAAATATGATTCAAATAGCTACTTTAGTTGTAAAATCAGCAATATTAAGACGTGAAAGTCGTGGTGCACACTTTAGAGAAGATTATCCTGAAACTAAAGATGAATGGAAAAAGAGTATTGTCTTAAATAAAAATAAAATAAAATTTGAAAATAGATAA
- the sepS gene encoding O-phosphoserine--tRNA ligase — protein MDKKKIVKLAKKDFEKAWMESGKLVYKPHPDEAYPKLKYDMGQSHVLYDTLQKLREAYLRLGFDEYVNPVLIDKSHVHKQFGKEAPAVLDRCFFVAGLPRPDIGIGIDKLEQIESIGVELDEDKTNNLKEVFRGYKKGSVDGDDLVLEVANSLDVDNDVGLRVLEKVFPELYQLEAIAHNDTLRSHMTSGWFISLSEMCKHPKKLPIKAFSIDRCFRREQKEDASHLRTYHSASCVIADEHVSLDTGKATSEALLQYFGFSKFKFLPDDKKSKYYTPDTQTEVYGYHPKLKQWVEIATFGLYSPIALDKYGIDYDVMNLGCGVERIAMVLNEYNDIREMVYPQLYKKLTLTDRELATMISYNLYPVTDDGINLMKEISNTWMAKHDSKSPCEFEVFNGEFLNHEISLKAIEKEDNTNLLGPAATNEIFVYNGNILGIPQSFINESEDFDDVDADISKLENEFKEGQSNDFIYYAAKRGIPTNISYFDALAAMSAYKIEEAIASNQNEITLRNTIARSLSDINLRLDDVAMRFINNENKLIDIRGPIFSTLEMSVE, from the coding sequence TTGGATAAAAAAAAGATTGTTAAATTAGCTAAAAAGGATTTTGAAAAAGCATGGATGGAATCTGGTAAGTTAGTTTATAAACCACATCCTGATGAAGCTTATCCTAAACTTAAATATGATATGGGGCAGTCTCATGTTCTTTATGATACATTACAAAAACTTAGAGAAGCTTATTTAAGATTAGGTTTTGATGAGTATGTAAATCCTGTTCTTATTGATAAGTCTCATGTACACAAACAATTTGGAAAAGAAGCACCTGCTGTTTTAGACAGATGTTTTTTTGTTGCAGGTCTTCCAAGACCAGATATTGGGATTGGTATTGATAAATTAGAACAAATTGAGAGTATTGGTGTTGAATTAGATGAAGATAAAACCAATAATCTAAAAGAAGTTTTCAGAGGATATAAAAAGGGTTCTGTTGATGGAGATGACCTTGTTTTAGAAGTAGCTAATTCATTAGATGTTGATAATGATGTAGGTCTTCGTGTACTTGAAAAGGTGTTCCCTGAATTATATCAACTTGAAGCTATTGCACATAATGATACTCTACGTTCTCACATGACATCTGGTTGGTTTATTAGCTTATCTGAAATGTGTAAACACCCTAAAAAATTACCAATTAAAGCATTTTCTATTGATCGTTGTTTCAGACGTGAACAAAAAGAAGATGCAAGTCATTTAAGAACTTATCATTCAGCTAGTTGTGTTATTGCAGATGAACATGTTAGTTTAGATACAGGAAAAGCAACTTCTGAAGCTCTTCTTCAATACTTTGGATTTTCTAAATTTAAATTCTTACCTGATGATAAAAAATCTAAATATTACACTCCAGATACTCAAACTGAGGTTTATGGTTATCATCCTAAACTTAAACAATGGGTAGAAATAGCTACTTTTGGTTTATATTCTCCAATTGCTCTTGATAAGTATGGAATTGATTATGATGTTATGAACCTTGGTTGTGGGGTTGAAAGAATAGCTATGGTCTTAAATGAGTACAATGATATTCGTGAAATGGTTTATCCTCAATTGTACAAAAAATTAACCTTAACTGATAGGGAATTAGCTACAATGATTTCTTATAATTTATATCCAGTTACTGATGATGGAATAAATTTAATGAAGGAAATTTCTAACACTTGGATGGCTAAACATGATTCCAAATCACCATGTGAATTTGAAGTATTTAATGGGGAGTTTTTAAATCATGAAATATCTCTTAAAGCTATTGAAAAAGAGGACAACACTAATCTGTTAGGTCCTGCAGCTACTAATGAAATATTTGTTTATAATGGAAATATTTTAGGAATTCCACAATCTTTTATTAATGAAAGTGAAGACTTTGATGATGTGGATGCTGATATTTCTAAATTAGAAAATGAATTTAAAGAAGGTCAAAGTAATGACTTTATTTATTATGCTGCTAAAAGAGGAATACCAACTAATATCTCATATTTCGATGCTTTAGCTGCAATGAGTGCTTATAAAATAGAAGAGGCTATTGCTTCTAATCAAAATGAAATTACTTTGAGAAATACAATTGCAAGATCCTTATCAGATATTAATTTGAGACTTGATGATGTTGCAATGAGATTTATTAATAATGAAAATAAGTTAATTGATATTAGGGGACCTATATTCTCTACATTAGAAATGAGTGTTGAATAA
- a CDS encoding DUF120 domain-containing protein, with translation MNFKGTVTTGLGKAAFFLSKDFYANELEKNCGFYPFPGTLNIIIPDSFLEDIVNIKNSCEDVITPEDGFGAVKYIKATLNDSINGAIIFPAKTTHEENYLEFIAKDKLRDTLNLKDGDEVTLEI, from the coding sequence ATGAATTTTAAAGGAACAGTAACAACCGGTTTGGGAAAAGCTGCATTTTTTTTATCTAAAGATTTCTATGCAAATGAACTTGAGAAAAATTGTGGTTTCTATCCATTTCCAGGAACATTAAATATTATCATTCCTGATTCCTTTTTAGAAGATATTGTTAATATTAAAAATTCATGTGAAGATGTAATTACTCCAGAAGATGGATTTGGAGCAGTTAAATATATTAAAGCTACTTTAAATGATAGTATTAATGGAGCTATTATTTTTCCTGCAAAAACTACACATGAAGAAAATTATTTGGAATTTATTGCTAAAGATAAGCTTCGTGATACACTTAATCTTAAGGATGGTGACGAAGTTACACTTGAAATATAA
- the ribB gene encoding 3,4-dihydroxy-2-butanone-4-phosphate synthase, with translation MSELNDIEKGFEALRNGEFILVYDNDDREGEVDMIIASEFVTPESVATMRDNAGGLICNCIHHDFCESLGIPFMTDIMNAATDKYPVLATLAPNDIPYDERSSFSFWVNHRDSFTGITDHDRAMTIRELALLCKDGKFDEFGEKFRSPGHVCLLRGAEDSVKNRQGHTEIGLAMCEMAGVTPVCVVCEMMDSETNKATSFEKAKKYAEENNLVILKGDDIINKYLEEF, from the coding sequence ATGAGTGAATTAAACGATATAGAAAAAGGTTTTGAAGCTTTAAGAAATGGGGAATTTATTTTAGTATATGATAATGATGATAGGGAAGGAGAAGTAGATATGATTATCGCTTCTGAATTTGTAACCCCAGAATCAGTAGCTACTATGCGTGATAATGCAGGTGGTTTAATCTGTAATTGTATCCATCATGACTTTTGTGAAAGTCTTGGAATTCCTTTCATGACTGATATAATGAATGCTGCTACTGATAAATATCCTGTTTTAGCTACATTAGCTCCAAATGATATTCCATATGATGAAAGGTCTTCTTTTTCCTTTTGGGTAAATCATAGAGATTCATTCACTGGAATTACAGATCATGATAGGGCTATGACTATTAGGGAATTAGCTTTATTATGTAAAGATGGAAAATTTGATGAATTTGGTGAAAAATTCAGATCACCAGGGCATGTTTGTTTATTAAGAGGAGCTGAAGATTCAGTTAAAAATAGACAAGGACACACTGAAATTGGACTTGCTATGTGTGAGATGGCTGGTGTAACTCCTGTTTGTGTTGTTTGTGAAATGATGGATAGTGAAACTAATAAAGCTACATCTTTTGAAAAAGCTAAAAAATATGCTGAAGAAAACAATTTAGTTATTTTAAAAGGTGATGACATTATTAATAAATATTTAGAAGAGTTTTAA
- a CDS encoding AAA family ATPase, with translation MVKIGITYVKGAVPGFEDFGNLPTDIVKSNGLVNGVKANDELDALIIPGGTLIESGDISDDLKKEIVKMAQDQKPIIGICAGFQLLGNQIDIGRKSEVPIIKEGLGLIDVNFSPLITSDRVKAEVYNNSFITEGITEDIDGYHTHTYGNVVGDAKPLFYSKIQRMNYGDNERKIFSGAVNDDGNVIGTMIHNLLDENPKIVSNLLNYLDADEKEITKIYRKNEEVKRFLNHEVGIDANYPIEKLSDEFLKMKDNEPKFLMIGSTGSDSGKTFIVTGLAGALRRKGLKVGLLKVGPDVRDLIPGLYLTKGKMEEYSSIKIGHLGWMEFSETIEKLKQSDYDIVLIEGVMSVFTGTLNETVPYSASEIAISSNIPMILVTGVNKGGIETGAVDIVAHSKMLQKLGVDVKGIILNKVYNEEIFNSTVDYIRKETSVDYIDSIEKLKLKMRGTTPEIEIKYDIFSKTALETVEKNLDIKKIASLASEISFNRYLTFDEIKNLWNK, from the coding sequence ATGGTAAAAATTGGAATTACCTATGTTAAAGGTGCAGTCCCTGGATTTGAAGATTTTGGAAATTTACCAACTGATATTGTTAAATCAAATGGTTTAGTTAATGGTGTAAAAGCAAATGATGAGCTTGATGCATTGATTATACCTGGTGGAACTTTAATTGAGTCTGGAGACATAAGTGATGATTTAAAAAAAGAAATTGTAAAAATGGCTCAGGATCAAAAGCCAATAATTGGTATCTGTGCTGGATTTCAGCTATTAGGTAACCAAATTGATATTGGTAGAAAATCAGAGGTTCCAATTATAAAAGAAGGTCTTGGACTAATAGATGTAAATTTTTCTCCATTAATAACAAGTGATAGAGTAAAAGCTGAAGTTTATAATAATTCATTTATTACAGAGGGAATAACAGAGGATATTGATGGATATCACACACATACCTACGGTAATGTTGTTGGAGATGCAAAGCCACTGTTTTATTCTAAAATTCAAAGAATGAATTATGGAGATAATGAAAGAAAAATATTTTCAGGTGCTGTAAATGATGATGGAAATGTTATAGGAACAATGATTCATAATTTACTTGATGAAAATCCTAAAATTGTTTCTAACTTATTAAACTACCTTGATGCTGATGAAAAGGAAATAACTAAAATCTACAGAAAAAATGAAGAGGTTAAAAGATTCTTAAATCATGAAGTAGGAATTGATGCTAACTATCCAATTGAAAAATTATCTGATGAATTTTTAAAAATGAAAGATAATGAACCTAAATTCTTAATGATTGGAAGTACAGGTTCTGATAGTGGAAAAACCTTTATAGTAACAGGACTTGCAGGTGCATTAAGAAGAAAAGGTTTAAAAGTAGGTCTTTTAAAAGTTGGACCTGATGTAAGAGATTTAATACCTGGATTATACTTAACAAAAGGTAAAATGGAAGAGTACAGCTCTATAAAAATAGGCCATCTAGGTTGGATGGAATTTAGTGAAACAATTGAAAAATTAAAGCAGAGCGATTATGATATAGTTTTAATAGAGGGTGTTATGAGCGTATTTACAGGAACATTAAATGAGACTGTTCCATACTCAGCTAGTGAAATAGCTATTTCTTCAAATATTCCAATGATTCTTGTAACTGGAGTAAACAAGGGTGGAATTGAAACTGGAGCAGTAGATATTGTAGCTCACAGCAAAATGCTTCAAAAATTAGGTGTAGATGTAAAGGGAATAATCTTAAACAAGGTTTACAATGAAGAAATATTTAATTCAACAGTTGACTATATTAGAAAAGAAACATCTGTTGATTACATTGACTCAATTGAGAAATTAAAACTTAAAATGAGAGGAACTACACCAGAAATAGAAATAAAATATGATATTTTTTCAAAAACAGCTCTTGAAACTGTTGAAAAGAATTTAGATATTAAAAAAATAGCTAGTTTAGCTTCAGAAATTAGTTTTAACAGGTATTTAACCTTTGATGAAATAAAAAATCTTTGGAATAAATAA
- a CDS encoding glycosyltransferase family 2 protein, protein MEIKVSLIISVFNGEKYLRECLDSVIRQTLKEIEVICLNDGSTDKSKEILAEYSKDSRFKIINQENIGLGASRNKGMELAKGEYIAFLDADDWLVDNALETAYNEAKNKNTDITMFQMINYKENTGEEKKNDWFNLDKFDKRFKDTVFNYQQTKEFLFHLSVSACQKIYKRSYLERINAKFPEGIYFEDAPFFFNIWLRANRISIIKEYLYYRRSHENSITAKCDEKFFDVIPSGEEFFKIFVETGNYEIYKEELINFAINAYRLTLNSITEDAVEEFYKRSKRQFKKIVNSPYIEDFKKYMSKGNQDTFNNVLNSKDYEEFKKLNVNSKGNF, encoded by the coding sequence ATGGAAATAAAAGTATCTTTAATTATCTCTGTATTTAATGGTGAAAAATATCTTAGAGAATGTTTGGATAGTGTAATTAGGCAAACACTAAAAGAAATTGAAGTTATCTGTTTAAATGATGGATCAACTGATAAAAGTAAGGAAATACTAGCTGAATATTCAAAAGATAGCAGATTCAAAATAATTAATCAAGAAAACATAGGTCTTGGAGCTAGTAGAAACAAAGGAATGGAACTAGCTAAAGGAGAATATATTGCATTTTTAGATGCAGATGACTGGTTAGTAGATAATGCATTGGAAACTGCATATAATGAAGCAAAAAATAAAAATACAGATATTACAATGTTTCAGATGATTAATTATAAAGAAAACACTGGTGAAGAGAAAAAAAATGACTGGTTTAACTTGGATAAGTTTGACAAAAGATTTAAAGATACTGTTTTTAATTATCAGCAAACTAAAGAATTCTTATTCCATTTATCTGTAAGTGCCTGTCAGAAAATATACAAAAGAAGCTATTTAGAAAGGATTAATGCAAAATTTCCTGAAGGTATTTACTTTGAAGATGCACCATTCTTTTTCAATATTTGGCTTAGAGCTAATCGTATTTCAATAATAAAAGAATACCTATACTACAGAAGAAGTCATGAAAACTCAATAACAGCAAAATGCGATGAAAAATTCTTTGATGTTATTCCAAGTGGGGAAGAATTCTTTAAAATATTTGTGGAAACTGGAAACTACGAAATTTATAAAGAAGAACTAATAAATTTTGCAATTAATGCTTATAGATTAACACTTAATTCAATAACAGAAGATGCAGTAGAAGAATTTTATAAACGTAGCAAAAGACAATTTAAAAAGATTGTCAATAGTCCATACATAGAAGATTTTAAAAAGTATATGTCTAAAGGAAATCAAGATACCTTCAACAATGTACTTAATTCAAAGGATTATGAAGAGTTTAAAAAATTAAATGTTAATTCAAAAGGAAACTTTTAA
- the gatA gene encoding Asp-tRNA(Asn)/Glu-tRNA(Gln) amidotransferase subunit GatA, with product MNVIEKLNSIQNKEMTAKENVEHFIKVIDEKNDSINAFVEKNYEAALKQAEKIDEKIANGEKVGCLSGLVFGIKANINVEDLIVSAASKTLENYKGSYNATVIEKILEEDGIIIGLTNMDEFAAGSSTETSMYGPTENPAAMGRIPGGSSGGSAAAIAAEMCDITLGSDTGGSIRNPASHCGVIGFKPTYGLVSRQGLLDLSMSLDQIGPFANDPSGIALALNTIVDYDSSECTSLHSDIDFTSVLEEKSLEGMKIAVCNDFIEVTDDKINKVVNKAIQKLVDAGAELVEVSFDHLELCLPTYYLINYVEFFSATRKYDGRDYGYRIEEVCGDEVLRRIKMGSLISQKEYSGKYYKKALQARSLIRNEINAMLENVDLIVGPTVPKLPHKIGEELTPMEMYVYDILTVIANLGGIPAGSIKAGEVEDIPVGLQIQAKPLDDLKIIKAMSVLSNL from the coding sequence ATGAATGTTATTGAAAAATTAAATTCCATTCAAAATAAAGAAATGACTGCAAAAGAAAATGTAGAACATTTCATTAAAGTCATTGATGAAAAAAATGATTCTATTAATGCTTTTGTAGAAAAAAATTATGAAGCAGCACTTAAACAAGCTGAAAAAATTGATGAAAAAATAGCTAATGGTGAAAAAGTAGGTTGTTTAAGTGGATTAGTATTTGGAATTAAAGCTAATATAAATGTTGAAGATTTAATTGTATCTGCAGCTTCTAAAACATTGGAAAATTATAAAGGAAGTTATAATGCAACTGTAATTGAAAAAATCCTTGAAGAAGATGGAATAATTATCGGATTAACAAATATGGATGAATTTGCTGCAGGAAGTTCAACTGAAACCTCAATGTACGGTCCAACTGAAAACCCAGCTGCAATGGGTAGAATTCCAGGTGGATCCAGTGGAGGAAGTGCTGCTGCAATAGCTGCAGAAATGTGTGATATAACTTTAGGTTCAGATACTGGAGGATCAATTAGAAATCCTGCTTCCCATTGTGGAGTTATTGGATTTAAACCAACTTATGGTCTTGTTTCAAGACAAGGTTTATTAGATTTATCCATGAGTTTAGATCAAATTGGACCTTTTGCAAATGACCCTAGTGGAATTGCACTTGCTTTAAATACAATTGTTGATTATGATTCAAGTGAATGTACTTCCCTACATAGTGATATTGATTTTACTTCAGTTCTTGAAGAGAAATCCCTTGAAGGAATGAAAATAGCTGTATGTAATGACTTTATTGAAGTAACTGATGATAAAATAAATAAAGTTGTTAATAAAGCAATCCAAAAACTTGTTGATGCAGGTGCTGAACTTGTTGAAGTAAGTTTTGATCATTTAGAACTTTGTTTACCAACATATTACTTAATTAACTATGTAGAATTCTTCTCAGCTACTAGAAAATATGATGGAAGAGATTACGGTTATAGAATAGAAGAAGTTTGTGGAGATGAAGTTTTAAGAAGAATTAAAATGGGTTCTCTTATTTCACAAAAAGAATACAGTGGAAAATACTACAAAAAAGCTTTACAAGCAAGATCTTTAATTAGAAATGAAATTAATGCAATGCTTGAAAATGTAGATTTGATTGTAGGTCCTACTGTTCCTAAACTTCCTCATAAAATTGGAGAAGAATTAACTCCAATGGAAATGTATGTATACGATATTTTAACTGTAATTGCAAACTTAGGAGGAATTCCAGCAGGTAGCATCAAAGCAGGAGAAGTAGAAGACATTCCTGTTGGATTACAAATCCAAGCAAAACCATTAGATGATTTAAAAATTATTAAAGCTATGAGTGTACTTTCAAACTTATAA